The following coding sequences lie in one Spirosoma sp. KUDC1026 genomic window:
- a CDS encoding aminotransferase class V-fold PLP-dependent enzyme, translating into MKNLYFTPGPAELYPTFYQHLQTAMDEQLGSISHRSQRFRDIYKFTDEQLRILLNIPQTHGIFFTGSASEVWERMLFNCVEHESFHLVNGSFSRKFYDYANSLHKFAHILEKPFGEGFDSADVEIPEYAEVVCLTHNETSSGVQMRTTDMHKLKRKYPKKLFCVDTVSSAPYPDLDFGLIDSAFFSVQKAFGMPAGLGVWIAGKSCLEKAERLQRYESMTIGAHHTLPTLWKHYKTYETPATPNVLYIYILGKIAEDFNKIGIDTIRKQTEEKAKMLYKFLDDSGDYSPFVKEERHRSQTVVVADTKSSSADVIAAVKKAGLIIGSGYGSLKESQIRIANFPAVTVEQVATLIQELKK; encoded by the coding sequence ATGAAAAATCTCTATTTCACCCCTGGGCCGGCGGAACTGTATCCAACGTTTTATCAGCATCTGCAAACGGCGATGGATGAACAGCTGGGTTCGATTTCGCACCGTAGCCAGCGATTCCGGGATATTTACAAGTTTACGGACGAACAGCTGCGGATTTTGCTGAATATCCCGCAAACCCATGGCATCTTCTTTACGGGTTCGGCCTCGGAAGTGTGGGAGCGGATGCTGTTCAACTGTGTTGAGCACGAAAGTTTTCACCTCGTCAATGGCTCGTTCTCCCGTAAGTTCTACGACTACGCCAACAGTCTTCACAAATTTGCTCATATCCTGGAAAAGCCTTTTGGCGAAGGATTCGATTCTGCTGATGTTGAGATTCCAGAATATGCCGAAGTTGTTTGCCTGACGCATAACGAAACCTCGTCGGGGGTGCAGATGCGAACAACGGATATGCACAAGCTGAAGCGGAAATACCCGAAAAAACTGTTCTGTGTGGACACGGTCTCGTCGGCTCCTTATCCCGACCTGGATTTCGGCCTGATTGATTCTGCCTTTTTCTCGGTTCAGAAAGCGTTTGGTATGCCCGCCGGGCTGGGTGTCTGGATTGCGGGCAAGAGCTGTCTGGAAAAAGCCGAACGGCTGCAGCGTTATGAGTCGATGACCATTGGTGCTCACCACACGTTGCCGACGCTCTGGAAGCACTATAAAACTTACGAAACACCCGCAACGCCCAACGTTCTGTACATCTACATACTGGGTAAGATCGCCGAGGACTTCAACAAAATCGGCATTGACACCATCCGGAAACAGACCGAGGAAAAAGCAAAAATGCTTTATAAGTTTCTGGATGATTCGGGGGATTACTCGCCCTTCGTCAAGGAAGAACGGCACCGCTCACAAACGGTTGTAGTAGCAGATACCAAAAGCTCGTCGGCAGATGTTATTGCAGCCGTCAAGAAGGCAGGCCTGATCATAGGCAGCGGTTATGGCAGCCTGAAAGAGTCGCAGATTCGGATCGCCAATTTCCCGGCCGTTACTGTTGAGCAGGTCGCGACCCTTATTCAGGAGTTAAAAAAGTAG
- the serA gene encoding phosphoglycerate dehydrogenase, translating to MLTKTPEQTYFVIDFDSTFTKVEALDVLGEISLAGSPDRNNALIQIKTITDRGMSGELSFTESLELRLGILKAHRDQLPALIETLMGQISDSFQRNKPFLTENADHIYIISNGFKDFIVPIVTSLGIKAENVFANDFIFDESGYVVGFNRENPLSANGGKSQVIRNLNLDGEVYVLGDGYTDYEIRAAGLASRFYAFTENVLRPNVVEKADFVAPSLDEFLYHNNLSRSQSYPKSRIKVLLLENVHPVAVQLFEQEGFNVEIRKGALDEDELIEAIRDVSILGIRSKTNVTARVLEHANKLMSIGAFCIGTNQIDLNACTEKGIAVFNAPYSNTRSVVELAIGEIIMLVRGIVPKSNAMHRGDWDKSAKNSYEVRGKKLGLVGYGNIGTQLSVVAEALGMEVYFYDIVDKLALGNARKCKTLDELLTVSDFISLHTDGRAENKNLISYREFGLMKNGVIFLNLSRGHIVDIPALVDAIERGKVIGAGVDVFPQEPKTNNEEFTNALRDLPNVILTPHIGGSTEEAQANIGNFVPGKLLEYINNGSTYGSVNFPELQLPLLKDSHRLLHIHANVPGILAKMNQIFANYHINIHGQYLKTNEKIGYVITDVAKEYADEVVQELKELDNTIKFRLLY from the coding sequence ATGCTCACCAAAACACCCGAACAGACGTATTTCGTCATTGATTTCGACAGTACGTTTACCAAAGTTGAAGCCCTCGATGTGCTGGGAGAAATCTCTCTCGCGGGCAGTCCGGACCGGAACAACGCGCTGATCCAGATCAAGACCATTACCGACCGGGGCATGTCCGGGGAACTGTCGTTTACCGAATCACTTGAATTACGGCTGGGTATTCTGAAAGCTCACCGCGATCAACTGCCTGCGCTGATTGAAACGCTGATGGGTCAGATCTCGGATTCGTTCCAACGCAACAAGCCGTTTCTGACCGAAAACGCCGACCATATTTATATCATCTCCAACGGCTTTAAGGACTTTATCGTCCCCATCGTTACATCGCTGGGAATCAAAGCAGAAAACGTTTTCGCCAACGATTTCATCTTCGACGAAAGTGGGTACGTAGTTGGCTTCAACCGGGAGAATCCCTTGTCGGCAAACGGTGGCAAATCACAGGTGATTCGGAATCTGAACCTCGATGGCGAAGTGTACGTACTGGGCGACGGGTATACCGACTACGAGATCCGGGCTGCTGGTCTGGCCAGCAGGTTTTATGCGTTTACAGAGAACGTATTACGGCCTAACGTGGTCGAGAAAGCGGATTTTGTTGCCCCTTCGCTCGACGAATTTCTGTACCACAATAACCTAAGCCGCAGTCAGTCTTACCCAAAAAGCCGGATCAAGGTGCTGCTCCTGGAAAATGTTCACCCGGTAGCGGTGCAGCTGTTCGAACAGGAAGGCTTCAACGTCGAAATCCGCAAAGGAGCGCTGGACGAGGACGAACTGATCGAAGCTATCCGCGATGTATCAATTCTCGGTATCCGGTCGAAGACGAACGTAACGGCCAGGGTACTGGAGCACGCCAATAAGCTGATGTCTATCGGTGCATTCTGCATTGGTACCAACCAGATCGACTTGAATGCCTGCACCGAAAAAGGCATTGCCGTTTTCAACGCGCCTTACAGCAATACTCGTTCGGTTGTCGAACTGGCTATTGGTGAGATTATCATGCTCGTTCGGGGTATTGTTCCGAAAAGTAACGCCATGCACCGGGGCGACTGGGACAAGTCGGCCAAGAACAGCTACGAGGTACGCGGCAAAAAGCTTGGCTTGGTGGGTTACGGTAATATCGGTACGCAGTTGTCGGTTGTGGCCGAAGCGCTGGGTATGGAAGTGTATTTCTACGATATTGTCGACAAGCTCGCTCTCGGCAACGCCCGCAAGTGCAAGACGCTCGACGAACTGCTGACGGTTTCTGACTTCATCAGCCTGCACACCGACGGTCGGGCTGAAAACAAGAATTTGATCAGCTACCGGGAGTTTGGCCTGATGAAAAACGGGGTTATTTTCCTGAATCTGTCGCGCGGCCATATCGTCGATATTCCAGCGCTGGTCGATGCCATTGAGCGCGGTAAAGTAATCGGCGCGGGTGTCGACGTATTCCCTCAGGAGCCGAAAACCAATAACGAGGAGTTTACCAACGCCCTGCGTGATCTGCCAAACGTTATTCTGACGCCCCACATCGGCGGCAGCACCGAAGAAGCGCAGGCTAACATTGGTAACTTCGTACCGGGAAAACTGCTCGAATACATCAATAACGGTAGTACGTACGGCAGCGTCAACTTCCCCGAGCTTCAGTTACCGCTTCTGAAAGACTCACACCGGTTGTTGCATATTCACGCCAACGTACCGGGTATTCTGGCTAAAATGAACCAGATTTTTGCCAATTACCACATCAATATTCACGGTCAGTATCTCAAAACCAACGAGAAAATCGGATACGTGATCACCGACGTAGCGAAAGAGTACGCCGACGAAGTGGTTCAGGAATTGAAAGAACTCGACAACACGATTAAGTTTAGACTGCTTTATTAA
- a CDS encoding DUF86 domain-containing protein, whose amino-acid sequence MLEAINAIQQYVTDVDYQTFLTNGMIRDAVVRNVQVLGEAANRVPKVFREQHSTIEWKRIIRTRHILVHDYFGLDYEIIWRIITLHLPQLRQSLDIILDNEPPGGADLEPV is encoded by the coding sequence ATGCTGGAAGCTATTAATGCTATTCAGCAATATGTGACAGACGTAGATTATCAGACATTTTTAACCAATGGAATGATCCGCGATGCCGTTGTTCGTAATGTTCAGGTACTGGGCGAGGCAGCGAACCGAGTCCCAAAAGTATTTCGGGAGCAGCATTCAACGATCGAATGGAAACGTATTATTCGTACCCGCCACATACTTGTTCACGACTATTTTGGTCTGGACTACGAGATTATCTGGCGAATTATTACACTTCATCTTCCTCAGCTTCGGCAATCGCTTGACATTATTTTAGACAATGAGCCTCCAGGCGGGGCAGATCTTGAACCAGTGTAA
- a CDS encoding nucleotidyltransferase family protein, translating to MEGQSITQLLRSNKDHLFSAYPLSSMALFGSYADGTATETSDVDILVEFSRPVGFEFIDLSIELESLLKKPVDLVTRQAIKPRLLPYVTRQLQYV from the coding sequence ATGGAGGGACAATCAATTACTCAATTGCTTCGGTCGAACAAAGACCATCTCTTTTCGGCCTATCCATTGTCGTCAATGGCGCTTTTCGGTTCATACGCAGATGGCACGGCAACGGAAACCAGCGATGTTGACATTCTGGTTGAGTTTAGCCGTCCGGTTGGATTTGAGTTTATTGATCTGTCCATTGAGTTAGAGAGTTTACTAAAAAAGCCAGTTGATCTGGTAACCAGACAAGCCATTAAACCGAGGCTATTACCTTACGTTACTCGTCAACTACAATATGTCTGA
- a CDS encoding YheT family hydrolase: MPLIAPSSYRPPTRLWNGHLQTIIPSLFRKVAVSYVRERIDTPDDDFLDLDWACPANQQPLTNSPLVILSHGLEGNSTSQYLAGMVRHLTQHGFTCLAWHYRSCSGELNRQQRFYHIGETGDLDLVIQHVLARGYQKLYLMGFSAGGNVTLKYLGEQSTSLNPAIKGAVVFSVPLDLLGSAGRLEKWDSLIYNHRFSRALKRKVLQKAERMPGAFPDLAVRQARSIREFDDLFTAPQFGFRDVTDYYAKSSSLQFLRTIAIPTLVVNAKNDPFLSPECFPESLGRELATVWMEFPEQGGHCGFPTLTNGLSGTFWSEQRALTFLQTGN, encoded by the coding sequence ATGCCGCTGATTGCCCCATCCAGTTACCGCCCCCCCACTCGTCTGTGGAACGGCCATTTGCAAACCATCATTCCTTCGCTGTTTCGCAAGGTCGCGGTCAGCTACGTGCGCGAACGGATTGATACGCCAGATGATGATTTCCTGGATCTCGACTGGGCCTGCCCAGCCAATCAACAGCCACTTACCAACTCCCCCCTCGTCATTTTGTCGCACGGTCTGGAGGGTAATTCTACCAGTCAGTATCTGGCTGGTATGGTACGGCATCTCACCCAGCACGGGTTTACGTGTCTGGCCTGGCATTACCGATCCTGCAGTGGCGAATTAAATCGCCAGCAACGTTTTTACCACATCGGCGAAACGGGCGATCTGGACCTGGTTATCCAGCACGTTCTTGCTAGAGGATATCAGAAACTGTATTTGATGGGATTCAGCGCGGGGGGCAACGTAACGCTTAAATACCTGGGCGAGCAGAGCACCAGCCTCAACCCCGCCATAAAAGGAGCGGTTGTTTTTTCGGTGCCGCTCGACTTGCTCGGTTCAGCCGGGCGACTGGAGAAGTGGGATAGTCTGATTTATAACCATCGCTTTAGCCGGGCGCTGAAACGGAAGGTACTCCAGAAGGCCGAACGAATGCCGGGGGCTTTTCCCGACCTGGCCGTCAGACAGGCACGTAGCATTCGGGAGTTCGACGATTTATTCACAGCTCCGCAGTTCGGCTTTCGCGACGTAACAGACTATTACGCGAAAAGTAGTTCGCTGCAATTTCTGCGAACGATTGCTATTCCTACGCTCGTTGTCAACGCGAAGAATGACCCCTTCCTGTCGCCGGAATGTTTTCCGGAGTCGCTGGGCAGGGAACTGGCTACTGTCTGGATGGAGTTTCCTGAACAGGGTGGTCACTGCGGTTTCCCGACGCTGACAAATGGCCTGAGCGGTACATTCTGGTCGGAGCAACGGGCGCTGACGTTTTTACAAACCGGAAACTGA
- a CDS encoding DUF2911 domain-containing protein — MKNLLVLVALLVSFVSVAQTRKQPMSPKVTAESPDKNIKVVYGQPAKKGRVVFGPEGSASLEKYGRVWRTGANEATEITFRNDVMFGGKMVKAGTYTLYTIPGEKEWSVILNSTLGEWGAFNYDKIKGADIASVKVPVSANKTPIEKLTITPANNSIAIAWDNMTVSVPVMKHG, encoded by the coding sequence ATGAAAAACTTACTTGTTCTTGTTGCTCTGCTGGTGAGCTTTGTTTCCGTTGCACAAACGAGAAAACAACCCATGAGCCCCAAAGTGACAGCCGAAAGTCCGGATAAAAATATCAAGGTTGTGTACGGGCAGCCCGCCAAAAAAGGTCGGGTCGTTTTCGGACCCGAAGGTTCTGCCAGCCTGGAAAAGTACGGTCGGGTTTGGCGTACAGGAGCCAACGAAGCGACTGAGATCACGTTTCGGAATGACGTTATGTTCGGCGGAAAGATGGTAAAGGCCGGAACCTACACGCTGTATACCATCCCCGGCGAAAAAGAATGGAGCGTTATCTTGAATAGCACACTCGGCGAGTGGGGCGCCTTTAACTACGACAAAATCAAAGGAGCCGACATTGCTTCGGTGAAAGTGCCCGTCTCGGCGAACAAAACGCCCATTGAGAAGCTAACGATCACCCCCGCCAACAACAGCATTGCGATTGCCTGGGATAATATGACCGTATCGGTCCCTGTGATGAAACATGGCTGA